The Arachis hypogaea cultivar Tifrunner chromosome 16, arahy.Tifrunner.gnm2.J5K5, whole genome shotgun sequence genome contains a region encoding:
- the LOC112755461 gene encoding uncharacterized protein, whose product MNPTNEEPTIDINSSRRRVSFADDEEEPNHNNNIPLLLQPSYERSKSMMHDELRNFRISLKWCALDHSSCFGKLISYVVFIFLAVVVPLLTSIFVRVPASSPEDDPISFNKLVQVPESTLAIIAFFTLSCFFRRYGLRQLLFLDMLRDDSSYVRRGYKVELDKSFRYLAYIMLPSFFLELAHKIIFFSAVKISAPHLNPTFPLNSTAFVLVLVSWLYRTLVFLVLCVLFRLTCELQRLRFEGVHKLFEGCGSDASLIFGEHVRIRKQLWLTSHRYRFFIIGCLVTITVSQLGALLLVLASKSDKTFFNSGDLLICSAVQLSGFMLCLVGAARITHRAQGIVAIATRWHLLVTIASAESQHCKAQIPDGLASDNSDSDSSDIRISVIPQQLSTFQIREALVTYLQHNKGGITLYGFTLDRGLLHTLFAFELSLVLWILSKVVVLS is encoded by the exons ATGAATCCTACCAATGAAGAACCCACCATTGACATTAATTCCTCCCGAAGGCGTGTGTCCTTCGCCGACGATGAAGAAGAGCCCAACCATAACAATAACATTCCCCTGCTGCTGCAGCCATCATATGAAAGATCAAAATCCATGATGCATGACGAGCTTCGAAATTTTCGGATTAGCCTAAAGTGGTGTGCACTTGACCACTCTTCATGCTTTGGAAAACTTATCTCTTATGTGGTCTTCATCTTCCTCGCCGTGGTTGTGCCTCTTCTAACCTCCATTTTTGTCAGAGTCCCTGCGTCTTCCCCTGAAGATGATCCAATCTCATTCAACAAGCTTGTTCAGGTGCCGGAATCCACACTCGCCATCATTGCCTTCTTCACCCTCTCTTGTTTCTTCCGAAG GTATGGGCTAAGGCAGCTTCTGTTCCTGGACATGTTGAGAGACGACAGCAGCTACGTACGAAGAGGATACAAAGTAGAACTGGACAAGTCCTTCAGATACTTGGCTTACATAATGCTTCCGTCCTTCTTCCTTGAGTTGGCCCACAAGATCATCTTCTTCTCCGCCGTTAAGATCTCTGCTCCACACCTCAATCCAACGTTCCCCCTCAACTCCACCGCCTTTGTCTTGGTTCTGGTGTCATGGCTTTATAGAACACTGGTGTTCTTGGTGCTGTGTGTGCTCTTTAGACTGACCTGCGAGCTCCAGAGGCTGAGGTTTGAAGGGGTTCACAAGCTCTTTGAAGGATGCGGCTCCGACGCCAGTCTCATATTCGGGGAACATGTGAGGATCAGGAAGCAGTTGTGGCTCACAAGCCATAGATACAGGTTCTTCATCATTGGCTGCTTGGTCACCATCACTGTTAGCCAGTTGGGTGCTCTCTTGCTCGTTCTTGCTTCTAAATCTGACAAGACCTTCTTCAATTCTGGAGATCTTCTG ataTGTTCAGCAGTGCAGTTGAGTGGGTTCATGCTGTGCCTGGTGGGTGCTGCAAGAATAACACACAGAGCTCAAGGGATAGTGGCCATAGCCACGAGATGGCACTTGTTAGTAACCATTGCCTCTGCTGAATCCCAACACTGCAAGGCCCAAATACCTGATGGACTAGCCAGTGATAATAGTGATTCTGATTCCTCAGACATACGCATATCAGTAATCCCACAACAACTGTCTACATTCCAAATCAGGGAAGCCTTAG TGACATACTTGCAGCACAACAAAGGGGGAATAACGCTGTATGGGTTTACACTTGACAGAGGATTGCTCCATACTCTTTTTGCCTTTGAGTTGTCTCTGGTACTTTGGATTCTGAGTAAGGTGGTTGTGTTGTCTTAA
- the LOC112754129 gene encoding uncharacterized protein: MNPTNEEPTIDINYSGRHVSFAEDECRPAEEEPITQYHPSNNNNIPLLLQPSYERSKSMMHDELRNFRISLKWCALDHSSCVGKLISYVVFVFLAVVVPLLTSIFVRVPASSPEDDPISFNKLVQVPESTLAIIAFFTLSCFFQRYGLRQLLFLDMLRDDSSYVRRGYKVELDKSFRYLAYIMLPSFFLELAHKIIFFSAVKISAPHLNPTFPLNSIAFVLVLVSWLYRTLVFLVLCVLFRLTCELQRLRFEGVHKLFEGCGSDASLIFGEHVRIRKQLWLTSHRYRFFIIGCLVTITVSQLGALLLVLASKSDKTFFNSGDLLICSAVQLSGFMLCLVGAARITHRAQGIVAIATRWHLLVTNASSDSQHCKPQIPDGLASDNSDSDSSDIKISVIPQQLSIFQTRQSLVTYLQHNKGGITLYGFTLDRGLLHTLFAFELSLVLWILSRVVVLS; encoded by the exons atgaatcctaccaatgaaGAACCCACCATTGACATTAATTACTCCGGAAGGCATGTGTCCTTCGCCGAAGACGAATGCCGTCCAGCCGAAGAAGAGCCAATAACACAATACCATCCAAGCAATAACAATAACATTCCCCTGCTGCTGCAGCCATCATATGAAAGATCGAAATCCATGATGCATGACGAGCTTCGAAATTTTCGAATTAGCCTAAAGTGGTGTGCACTTGACCACTCTTCATGCGTTGGGAAACTCATCTCTTATGTGGTGTTCGTTTTCCTCGCCGTGGTTGTGCCTCTTCTAACCTCCATTTTTGTCAGAGTCCCTGCGTCTTCCCCTGAAGATGATCCAATCTCATTCAACAAGCTTGTTCAGGTGCCGGAATCCACACTCGCCATCATTGCCTTCTTCACTCTCTCTTGTTTCTTCCAAAG GTATGGGCTAAGGCAGCTTCTGTTCCTGGACATGTTGAGAGACGACAGCAGCTACGTACGAAGAGGATACAAAGTAGAACTGGACAAGTCCTTCAGATACTTGGCTTACATAATGCTTCCCTCCTTCTTCCTTGAGTTGGCCCACAAGATCATCTTCTTCTCCGCCGTTAAGATCTCTGCTCCACACCTCAATCCAACGTTCCCCCTCAACTCCATCGCCTTTGTCTTGGTTCTGGTGTCATGGCTTTACAGAACACTGGTGTTCTTGGTGCTGTGTGTGCTCTTTAGACTGACCTGCGAGCTCCAGAGGCTGAGGTTTGAAGGGGTTCACAAGCTCTTTGAAGGATGCGGCTCTGATGCCAGTCTCATATTCGGAGAACATGTGAGGATCAGGAAGCAGTTGTGGCTCACAAGCCATAGGTACAGGTTCTTCATCATTGGCTGCTTGGTCACCATCACTGTTAGCCAGTTGGGTGCTCTCTTGCTCGTTCTTGCTTCTAAATCTGACAAGACCTTCTTCAATTCTGGAGATCTTCTG ataTGTTCAGCAGTGCAGTTGAGTGGGTTCATGCTGTGCCTGGTGGGTGCTGCAAGAATCACACACAGAGCTCAAGGGATAGTGGCCATAGCCACGAGATGGCACTTGTTAGTAACCAATGCCTCTTCTGATTCCCAACACTGCAAACCCCAAATTCCTGATGGACTAGCCAGTGACAACAGTGATTCTGATTCCTCGGACATAAAGATATCAGTAATCCCACAACAACTCTCTATATTCCAAACCAGGCAATCTTTAG TGACATACTTGCAGCATAACAAAGGGGGAATAACGCTGTATGGGTTTACACTTGACAGAGGATTGCTCCATACTCTCTTTGCATTTGAGTTGTCTCTGGTGCTTTGGATTCTGAGTAGGGTGGTTGTGTTAtcttaa
- the LOC112755458 gene encoding L-arabinokinase isoform X2 produces the protein MAAGIHHRSIVWQIAEDYSHCEFLIRLPGYCPMPAFRDVIDVPLVVRRLHKSPKEVREDLGVADDVKLVILNFGGQPGGWQLKEEFLPPGWLGLVCGASESTNLPPNFRKLDKEAYTPDIIAACDCMLGKIGYGTASEALAYKCPFVFVRRDYFNEEPFLRNMLEFYQCGVEMIRRDLLTGHWRPYLERAVSLNPCYEGGINGAEMAAHILQETAFGKNYASDKLSGARRLRDAIILGYQLQRATGRDVAIPEWYVNAESQLGRRPSDRPADFESALVESVIDDFEILHGNVQGFPDTVAFLHSLTELHANPKRRESRAAASLFNWEEEIYVTRAPGRLDVMGGIADYSGSLVLQMPIKEACHVALQRLHPSRHKLWKHAAARQNDKGGEATAVLQIVSYGSELGYRSPTFDMDLSDFMEDGKLMSYERARKYFAQDPSQKWAAYVAGAILVLMTEMGVRFNDSITMMISSAVPEGKGVSSSASVEVASMSAIAAAHGLNIDPRDLAILCQKVENHIVGAPCGVMDQMTSACGEANKLLAMICQPAEIVGLVEIPNHIRVWGIDSGIRHSIGGADYGSVRIGTFMGLKMIKSKASDELSDMQTNGLNNDEVEQDDLELLKQEASLDYLCNLPPHRFEALYAKQIPNSIIGQSFLDTYKNHNDPVTTIDDKRTYGVRFPTMHPIYENFRVKTFKSLLTSTASTDQLTALGELLYQCHYSYSACGLGSDATDRLVHLVQEVQHSAASKAEDTTLCGAKITGGGSGGTVCVIGRNCLKSGEQIIEIQQRYKKQTGYLPFIFEGSSPGSGKFGYLKIRHRTGSRSDVRMGYTSDEGSPI, from the exons ATGGCTGCTGGAATACATCATCGCTCAATAGTGTGGCAG ATTGCTGAGGACTATTCCCACTGCGAGTTCCTTATCCGACTCCCGGGATATTGCCCAA TGCCTGCTTTTCGTGATGTTATTGATGTTCCTCTTGTTGTGAGGAGGTTGCATAAATCTCCAAAAGAG GTGAGGGAGGATCTTGGTGTAGCTGATGATGTGAAGTTAGTTATTCTCAACTTTGGTGGACAG CCAGGAGGATGGCAGCTAAAGGAGGAATTCTTGCCACCTGGCTGGCTGGGCTTG GTTTGTGGAGCTTCTGAGAGCACCAACCTTCCTCCAAACTTCAGAAAACTTGATAAAGAAGCATATACTCCTGATATTATTGCAGCATGTGATTGTATGCTTG GAAAAATCGGATATGGAACTGCAAGTGAAGCCTTGGCATATAAGTGTCCTTTTGTCTTTGTACGTAGAGATTATTTCAACGAAGAGCCTTTCTTGAGAAATATGCTTGAG TTTTATCAATGTGGCGTTGAAATGATTAGGAGGGATTTACTCACTGGTCACTGGAGACCTTATCTTGAACGTGCAGTAAGTTTGAATCCCTGCTATGAAGGAGGCATTAATGGTGCTGAG ATGGCTGCCCACATCCTACAGGAGACTGCATTTGGGAAAAATTATGCATCAGATAAG CTTAGTGGGGCAAGAAGATTACGTGATGCTATTATTCTTGGGTATCAACTGCAAAGGGCCACTGGCAGAGACGTCGCAATCCCAGAATGGTATGTAAATGCTGAAAGCCAACTTGGCCGGCGACCATCAGATCGGCCAGCAGATTTTGAAAGTGCTTTGGTTGAATC TGTAATAGATGACTTTGAGATTCTGCACGGAAATGTTCAAGGTTTTCCAGATACTGTGGCTTTCTTACATAGCTTAACTGAATTACATGCGAACCCCAAAAGGCGGGAGAGTAGGGCTGCAGCTTCTCTGTTCAACTGGGAG GAAGAAATATATGTGACAAGAGCTCCTGGAAGGTTAGATGTCATGGGTGGTATTGCTGACTATTCTGGAAGCCTTGTTCTTCAG ATGCCAATCAAAGAAGCCTGCCATGTTGCTCTACAAAGGCTCCATCCAAGTAGACATAAGCTGTGGAAACATGCTGCGGCTCGACAGAATGACAAAGGAGGAGAGGCTACTGCTGTTTTACAAATT GTGTCATATGGCTCAGAGCTTGGCTATCGTAGTCCAACATTTGACATGGATTTGTCTGATTTCATGGAAGATGGCAAGCTAATGTCTTATGAGAGAGCAAGGAAATATTTTGCTCAAGATCCATCCCAAAA ATGGGCAGCATATGTTGCTGGGGCAATTTTGGTCTTGATGACTGAGATGGGTGTGCGTTTTAACGACAGTATCACCATGATG ATTTCATCAGCAGTCCCTGAAGGGAAAGGTGTATCATCTTCTGCATCTGTGGAGGTCGCCAGTATGTCTGCAATTGCAGCTGCTCATG GATTAAATATCGACCCAAGAGACCTCGCTATACTTTGCCAAAAG GTGGAAAATCACATTGTAGGAGCACCATGTGGCGTCATGGATCAGATGACTTCGGCATGTGGTGAAGCCAACAAACTTCTAGCTATGATTTGCCAG CCTGCAGAGATTGTTGGCCTTGTAGAGATTCCCAACCATATCCGTGTCTGGGGAATTGATTCTGGAATAAGACACAG TATTGGAGGTGCAGACTATGGTTCTGTCAGAATTGGCACCTTTATGGGTCTGAAGATGATTAAGTCTAAAGCTTCTGATGAATTGTCTGATATGCAAACTAATGGGCTGAACAATGATGAAGTGGAACAAGATGATTTAGAACTACTTAAACAAGAAGCTTCCTTAGACTACTTATGTAATTTGCCTCCTCACAG ATTTGAGGCTCTTTATGCTAAGCAAATTCCAAACTCCATTATTGGTCAATCATTTTTGGACACCTACAAAAATCACAATGATCCTGTCACTACTATTGATGACAAGCGAACTTATGGAGTGAGATTTCCCACAATGCATCCCATCTATGAAAACTTCAGAGTTAAG ACCTTCAAATCACTTCTAACGTCAACAGCTTCAACTGATCAACTTACTGCCTTAGGAGAACTGCTATATCAG TGTCACTATAGCTACAGTGCTTGCGGACTTGGCTCCGACGCAACAGATAGGCTTGTACACTTGGTGCAGGAGGTGCAGCATAGTGCAGCCTCTAAAGCAGAAGACACAACATTATGTGGAGCAAAGATCACTGGTGGAGGTTCTGGTGGAACTGTTTGTGTAATTGGTAGAAACTGCCTCAAGAGCGGTGAACAAATTATTGAG ATCCAGCAGAGGTACAAGAAGCAAACTGGTTATTTGCCTTTTATTTTCGAGGGTTCATCGCCTGGTTCAGGAAAGTTCGGGTACCTGAAAATACGCCACCGAACTGGTTCCAGATCCGATGTCAGGATGGGTTACACCAGTGACGAAGGGAGTCCGATATGA
- the LOC112755458 gene encoding L-arabinokinase isoform X1, which yields MRIEEAVSASSKHLVFAYYVTGHGFGHATRVAEVVRQLILAGHDVHVVTGAPAFVFTSAVDSPRLFIRKVLLDCGAVQADALTVDRLASLEKYSETAVKPRAEILAQETEWLNSIKADLVVSDVVPVACRAAADAGIRSVCVTNFSWDFIYAEYVMAAGIHHRSIVWQIAEDYSHCEFLIRLPGYCPMPAFRDVIDVPLVVRRLHKSPKEVREDLGVADDVKLVILNFGGQPGGWQLKEEFLPPGWLGLVCGASESTNLPPNFRKLDKEAYTPDIIAACDCMLGKIGYGTASEALAYKCPFVFVRRDYFNEEPFLRNMLEFYQCGVEMIRRDLLTGHWRPYLERAVSLNPCYEGGINGAEMAAHILQETAFGKNYASDKLSGARRLRDAIILGYQLQRATGRDVAIPEWYVNAESQLGRRPSDRPADFESALVESVIDDFEILHGNVQGFPDTVAFLHSLTELHANPKRRESRAAASLFNWEEEIYVTRAPGRLDVMGGIADYSGSLVLQMPIKEACHVALQRLHPSRHKLWKHAAARQNDKGGEATAVLQIVSYGSELGYRSPTFDMDLSDFMEDGKLMSYERARKYFAQDPSQKWAAYVAGAILVLMTEMGVRFNDSITMMISSAVPEGKGVSSSASVEVASMSAIAAAHGLNIDPRDLAILCQKVENHIVGAPCGVMDQMTSACGEANKLLAMICQPAEIVGLVEIPNHIRVWGIDSGIRHSIGGADYGSVRIGTFMGLKMIKSKASDELSDMQTNGLNNDEVEQDDLELLKQEASLDYLCNLPPHRFEALYAKQIPNSIIGQSFLDTYKNHNDPVTTIDDKRTYGVRFPTMHPIYENFRVKTFKSLLTSTASTDQLTALGELLYQCHYSYSACGLGSDATDRLVHLVQEVQHSAASKAEDTTLCGAKITGGGSGGTVCVIGRNCLKSGEQIIEIQQRYKKQTGYLPFIFEGSSPGSGKFGYLKIRHRTGSRSDVRMGYTSDEGSPI from the exons atGAGGATTGAGGAAGCAGTTTCAGCTTCGAGCAAGCACCTCGTCTTCGCTTACTATGTTACTGGCCATGGTTTTGGCCACGCCACCAGAGTTGCCGAg GTGGTTCGGCAGTTGATCCTAGCGGGACATGATGTGCATGTAGTAACGGGTGCTCCTGCATTTGTTTTCACCTCTGCAGTTGATTCTCCTCGATTGTTCATTCGTAAG GTGCTTTTGGACTGCGGAGCAGTTCAGGCAGATGCTTTGACAGTTGATCGTCTTGCCTCTTTGGAGAAG TATTCTGAGACAGCAGTGAAGCCTCGTGCGGAAATCTTGGCACAAGAAACAGAATGGCTGAATTCAATTAAAGCTGACTTAGTG GTATCTGATGTTGTCCCAGTAGCATGTCGTGCAGCAGCAGATGCTGGTATTCGGTCTGTCTGTGTAACCAATTTTAG TTGGGACTTCATCTATGCAGAATATGTCATGGCTGCTGGAATACATCATCGCTCAATAGTGTGGCAG ATTGCTGAGGACTATTCCCACTGCGAGTTCCTTATCCGACTCCCGGGATATTGCCCAA TGCCTGCTTTTCGTGATGTTATTGATGTTCCTCTTGTTGTGAGGAGGTTGCATAAATCTCCAAAAGAG GTGAGGGAGGATCTTGGTGTAGCTGATGATGTGAAGTTAGTTATTCTCAACTTTGGTGGACAG CCAGGAGGATGGCAGCTAAAGGAGGAATTCTTGCCACCTGGCTGGCTGGGCTTG GTTTGTGGAGCTTCTGAGAGCACCAACCTTCCTCCAAACTTCAGAAAACTTGATAAAGAAGCATATACTCCTGATATTATTGCAGCATGTGATTGTATGCTTG GAAAAATCGGATATGGAACTGCAAGTGAAGCCTTGGCATATAAGTGTCCTTTTGTCTTTGTACGTAGAGATTATTTCAACGAAGAGCCTTTCTTGAGAAATATGCTTGAG TTTTATCAATGTGGCGTTGAAATGATTAGGAGGGATTTACTCACTGGTCACTGGAGACCTTATCTTGAACGTGCAGTAAGTTTGAATCCCTGCTATGAAGGAGGCATTAATGGTGCTGAG ATGGCTGCCCACATCCTACAGGAGACTGCATTTGGGAAAAATTATGCATCAGATAAG CTTAGTGGGGCAAGAAGATTACGTGATGCTATTATTCTTGGGTATCAACTGCAAAGGGCCACTGGCAGAGACGTCGCAATCCCAGAATGGTATGTAAATGCTGAAAGCCAACTTGGCCGGCGACCATCAGATCGGCCAGCAGATTTTGAAAGTGCTTTGGTTGAATC TGTAATAGATGACTTTGAGATTCTGCACGGAAATGTTCAAGGTTTTCCAGATACTGTGGCTTTCTTACATAGCTTAACTGAATTACATGCGAACCCCAAAAGGCGGGAGAGTAGGGCTGCAGCTTCTCTGTTCAACTGGGAG GAAGAAATATATGTGACAAGAGCTCCTGGAAGGTTAGATGTCATGGGTGGTATTGCTGACTATTCTGGAAGCCTTGTTCTTCAG ATGCCAATCAAAGAAGCCTGCCATGTTGCTCTACAAAGGCTCCATCCAAGTAGACATAAGCTGTGGAAACATGCTGCGGCTCGACAGAATGACAAAGGAGGAGAGGCTACTGCTGTTTTACAAATT GTGTCATATGGCTCAGAGCTTGGCTATCGTAGTCCAACATTTGACATGGATTTGTCTGATTTCATGGAAGATGGCAAGCTAATGTCTTATGAGAGAGCAAGGAAATATTTTGCTCAAGATCCATCCCAAAA ATGGGCAGCATATGTTGCTGGGGCAATTTTGGTCTTGATGACTGAGATGGGTGTGCGTTTTAACGACAGTATCACCATGATG ATTTCATCAGCAGTCCCTGAAGGGAAAGGTGTATCATCTTCTGCATCTGTGGAGGTCGCCAGTATGTCTGCAATTGCAGCTGCTCATG GATTAAATATCGACCCAAGAGACCTCGCTATACTTTGCCAAAAG GTGGAAAATCACATTGTAGGAGCACCATGTGGCGTCATGGATCAGATGACTTCGGCATGTGGTGAAGCCAACAAACTTCTAGCTATGATTTGCCAG CCTGCAGAGATTGTTGGCCTTGTAGAGATTCCCAACCATATCCGTGTCTGGGGAATTGATTCTGGAATAAGACACAG TATTGGAGGTGCAGACTATGGTTCTGTCAGAATTGGCACCTTTATGGGTCTGAAGATGATTAAGTCTAAAGCTTCTGATGAATTGTCTGATATGCAAACTAATGGGCTGAACAATGATGAAGTGGAACAAGATGATTTAGAACTACTTAAACAAGAAGCTTCCTTAGACTACTTATGTAATTTGCCTCCTCACAG ATTTGAGGCTCTTTATGCTAAGCAAATTCCAAACTCCATTATTGGTCAATCATTTTTGGACACCTACAAAAATCACAATGATCCTGTCACTACTATTGATGACAAGCGAACTTATGGAGTGAGATTTCCCACAATGCATCCCATCTATGAAAACTTCAGAGTTAAG ACCTTCAAATCACTTCTAACGTCAACAGCTTCAACTGATCAACTTACTGCCTTAGGAGAACTGCTATATCAG TGTCACTATAGCTACAGTGCTTGCGGACTTGGCTCCGACGCAACAGATAGGCTTGTACACTTGGTGCAGGAGGTGCAGCATAGTGCAGCCTCTAAAGCAGAAGACACAACATTATGTGGAGCAAAGATCACTGGTGGAGGTTCTGGTGGAACTGTTTGTGTAATTGGTAGAAACTGCCTCAAGAGCGGTGAACAAATTATTGAG ATCCAGCAGAGGTACAAGAAGCAAACTGGTTATTTGCCTTTTATTTTCGAGGGTTCATCGCCTGGTTCAGGAAAGTTCGGGTACCTGAAAATACGCCACCGAACTGGTTCCAGATCCGATGTCAGGATGGGTTACACCAGTGACGAAGGGAGTCCGATATGA
- the LOC112755459 gene encoding uncharacterized protein produces the protein MTDTNNAKNDDVDDDAVIRRTRSQAAPDWTVTESLILVNEIAAVEADCSTALSSYQQWNIIAGNCAALDVGRNMGQCRRKWDSLLSDYQRIRAWEEEESKKKKKKNNARGACSYWALKGERVRTLRLPEDFDRELYRAVDGVVRAREERGEVLVESDNEEARNEVLDVTVEIGSKRKRQRSKSERHPEDKHKKCIPVESSGDQSREHDQRGCHVQMSNKNHEEELEKHDSDDEYLKDFLEDKSKSKSKAEKTPKDKLEISVKTPAEVELQENDDTEMPKPTCLEKVASSSREENEETMALKLVTSSSREENEETVALKLQELAVKIQAICNESADCQAAGSQNVEDYLTEFTRCQGDKLIENLATFADIVKKLCGLLQECK, from the exons ATGACCGACACCAACAACGCCAAAAACGACGACGTTGATGACGACGCCGTCATTCGCCGCACGCGTTCCCAAGCCGCACCAGATTGGACGGTTACCGAATCTCTAATCCTCGTCAATGAAATCGCCGCCGTCGAAGCTGACTGCTCCACCGCGCTATCGTCCTACCAGCAGTGGAACATCATCGCCGGGAACTGCGCCGCTCTCGACGTTGGCCGGAACATGGGCCAGTGCCGCCGGAAGTGGGACTCTTTGCTCTCCGATTACCAGAGAATTAGGGCGTGGGAGGAGGAggaatccaagaagaagaagaagaagaacaatgcgCGCGGTGCGTGTTCTTATTGGGCGTTGAAAGGGGAAAGGGTTCGGACGCTTCGGTTGCCGGAGGATTTTGACAGAGAGTTGTATAGGGCGGTTGATGGAGTCGTCAGGGCTAGAGAAGAACGAGGGGAGGTTCTGGTTGAAAGTGATAACGAAGAAGCTCGAAATGAAGTTCTCGATGTTACTGTGGAAATCG GGTCCAAACGGAAACGGCAACGAAGTAAATCTGAGAGACACCCGGAAGATAAACATAAGAAATGCATCCCAGTTGAGTCTTCAGGAGACCAATCTAGAGAACATGATCAAAGAGGTTGCCATGTACAAATGTCCAACAAAAACCATGAAGAAGAGCTAGAGAAACATGATTCAGATGATGAATATTTGAAAGATTTCCTAGAAGATAAGTCCAAGTCGAAATCTAAAGCAGAAAAGACTCCAAAGGATAAATtagaaatctcagtgaagacccCTGCCGAAGTAGAGCTTCAAGAAAATGATGATACAGAGATGCCGAAGCCAACCTGTTTAGAAAAGGTAGCTAGTAGCAGCAGAGAAGAGAATGAGGAAACAATGGCCCTGAAATTGGTAACAAGTAGTAGCAGAGAAGAAAATGAGGAAACAGTGGCCCTGAAATTGCAGGAATTGGCAGTGAAGATTCAAGCAATTTGTAATGAATCGGCAGACTGTCAGGCAGCTGGCTCACAGAATGTTGAGGACTACCTTACTGAATTTACAAGATGCCAAGGGGACAAGCTCATAGAAAATCTGGCAACTTTTGCAGATATCGTTAAAAAACTATGTGGTCTTCTCCAGGAGTGTAAATAA
- the LOC140180295 gene encoding secreted RxLR effector protein 161-like: protein MGRPIAQLEYASVIGSLMYAMHCTRLDIAFAVCKLSMFTGKPSNQHWKVITRVLGYLKKTINLGLHYSDYPAVLEGYSDASWITNFSDNKSTSGWIFTIGGGAISWVSKKQTCNTRSTMEAEFVALSAAGKEAKWLRNLLYDIKLWPQQTTAISIFCDSESTMSRVYNKVYNGKSRHISLRHEFVRQLIDDGVITITYVRCQENLADPLTKGLSRDKIKETTVKMGLKPIIAK from the coding sequence ATGGGAAGACCTATAGCACAATTAGAATATGCTAGTGTTATAGGAAGTTTAATGTATGCAATGCATTGTACTAGACTTGATATAGCATTTGCTGTGTGCAAATTATCAATGTTTACAGGAAAGCCTAGCAATCAACATTGGAAAGTTATAACAAGAGTTCTtggttatctcaagaaaaccataaacTTGGGATTACACTATAGTGATTATCCCGCAGTTTTAGAAGGTTATTCCGATGCAAGTTGGATTACAAATTTTAGTGACAACAAATCCACTTCAGGATGGATTTTCACCATTGGTGGTGGAGCAATAAGTTGGGTCTCAAAGAAACAAACATGTAATACACGTTCTACTATGGAGGCTGAGTTCGTAGCTTTATCAGCCGCAGGTAAAGAAGCGAAATGGTTAAgaaatttgttatatgatataaagcTGTGGCCACAGCAGACGACAGCCATTTCAATCTTCTGTGATAGTGAATCAACCATGTCTCGAGTatataataaggtttataatgGAAAGTCTAGACATATAAGTTTGAGACATGAATTTGTGAGGCAACTAATAGATGATGGTGTAATTACCATCACTTATGTAAGATGTCAAGAAAATTTAGCAGACCCTTTAACTAAAGGTTTGTCAAGGGATAAAATCAAAGAGACTACTGTTAAAATGGGATTAAAACCTATTATTGCTAAGTGA